A single genomic interval of Sinorhizobium garamanticum harbors:
- the pdhA gene encoding pyruvate dehydrogenase (acetyl-transferring) E1 component subunit alpha produces the protein MAPRKTASVSSRKTAAKSAKKDFAGGTIAEFSKEDDLKAYREMLLIRRFEEKAGQLYGMGFIGGFCHLYIGQEAVVVGMQMALKEGDQVITGYRDHGHMLACGMSARGVMAELTGRRGGLSKGKGGSMHMFSKEKHFYGGHGIVGAQVSLGTGLAFANKYRGNDNVSLAYFGDGAANQGQVYESFNMAALWKLPVIYIVENNRYAMGTSVSRASAQTDFSQRGASFGIPGYQVDGMDVRAVKAAADEAVQYCRSGKGPIILEMLTYRYRGHSMSDPAKYRSKDEVQKMRSEHDPIEQVKARLTEKGWASEDELKQIDKDVRDVVADSADFAQSDPEPDASELYTDILL, from the coding sequence ATGGCTCCGCGAAAAACCGCGTCCGTCTCCAGCCGCAAGACTGCTGCCAAGTCCGCTAAGAAGGACTTCGCCGGTGGCACGATCGCCGAATTCTCCAAGGAAGATGATCTCAAAGCCTACCGCGAAATGCTGCTGATCCGGCGTTTCGAGGAAAAGGCCGGCCAGCTCTACGGCATGGGCTTCATCGGCGGCTTCTGTCACCTCTATATCGGTCAGGAAGCCGTCGTGGTCGGCATGCAGATGGCGCTCAAGGAAGGTGATCAGGTCATCACCGGTTACCGTGATCACGGCCACATGCTTGCTTGCGGGATGAGTGCGCGCGGCGTGATGGCGGAACTGACCGGCCGTCGCGGCGGCCTTTCCAAGGGGAAGGGCGGCTCGATGCACATGTTCTCCAAGGAAAAGCATTTTTATGGCGGCCACGGTATCGTCGGCGCGCAGGTATCGCTCGGCACCGGCCTCGCCTTCGCCAACAAGTATCGCGGCAACGATAATGTCAGCCTCGCCTATTTCGGCGATGGTGCCGCCAACCAGGGGCAGGTCTATGAGAGCTTCAACATGGCTGCCCTCTGGAAGCTGCCGGTGATCTACATCGTTGAAAACAACCGTTACGCCATGGGTACATCCGTGTCCCGCGCATCGGCGCAGACCGATTTCTCGCAGCGCGGCGCCTCCTTCGGCATTCCCGGCTATCAGGTGGACGGCATGGATGTTCGTGCCGTCAAGGCGGCAGCCGACGAAGCGGTTCAATATTGCCGTTCCGGCAAGGGGCCGATCATCCTCGAGATGCTGACCTATCGCTATCGCGGCCACTCCATGTCTGACCCGGCGAAGTACCGGTCGAAGGACGAAGTGCAGAAGATGCGCTCCGAGCACGACCCGATCGAGCAGGTAAAGGCCCGGCTTACCGAAAAGGGCTGGGCGAGCGAGGACGAGCTGAAGCAGATCGACAAGGATGTTCGCGACGTCGTTGCGGACAGTGCCGATTTCGCCCAGTCTGATCCAGAGCCGGATGCATCCGAGCTTTACACCGACATCCTGCTTTGA
- a CDS encoding FtsB family cell division protein — protein MWTRHHKKRRLGRLVVPLMAVAFLSYFGYHSIHGGYGLRATEEFDRQIAVRQARLDELTHQRKILEKEVELMSDGSLERDMLDEKARLALNMSRSDEIVIFHRGQN, from the coding sequence ATGTGGACACGACATCACAAGAAACGGAGACTGGGGCGGCTGGTCGTGCCGCTCATGGCGGTCGCCTTTCTTTCCTATTTCGGCTATCATTCGATCCATGGAGGATACGGCCTGAGGGCGACAGAGGAGTTCGACCGACAGATCGCCGTACGGCAAGCCAGATTGGATGAGCTGACTCATCAGCGAAAGATCCTCGAAAAGGAGGTCGAGCTGATGAGCGACGGTTCGCTGGAACGTGATATGCTGGATGAGAAGGCTCGCCTCGCGCTCAATATGTCGCGGAGCGATGAGATCGTTATTTTTCATCGCGGGCAGAATTAA
- the eno gene encoding phosphopyruvate hydratase: MTAIIDIIGREILDSRGNPTVEVDVHLEDGSFGRAAVPSGASTGAHEAVELRDGGTRYLGKGVERAVEAVNGEIFEAIGGLDAENQIQIDKTMIELDGSANKSRLGANAILGVSLAVAKAAAEAAGLPLYRYVGGPNAHLLPVPMMNIINGGAHADNPIDFQEFMIMPVGAETLKDAVRMGSEVFHTLKKQLAADGHNTNVGDEGGFAPGLASAPAALDFIMKSIEKAGYKPGEDMYVALDCASTEFFKDGKYVLEGEGRTLESGAMAEYLAELAAKYPIISIEDGMAEDDWDGWKALTDKIGNKCQLVGDDLFVTNSARLRDGIKMGVANSILVKVNQIGSLSETLDAVETAHKARYTAVMSHRSGETEDSTIADLAVATNCGQIKTGSLARSDRLAKYNQLIRIEEQLGLQAKYAGRSILRG, translated from the coding sequence ATGACTGCAATCATCGACATCATCGGCCGCGAAATTCTGGACAGCCGCGGCAACCCGACCGTCGAGGTCGACGTTCATCTCGAAGACGGTAGTTTCGGCCGTGCGGCTGTTCCGTCGGGCGCCTCGACCGGTGCGCACGAGGCAGTCGAACTGCGCGATGGCGGCACCCGCTATCTCGGCAAGGGTGTCGAGCGCGCCGTCGAAGCGGTCAACGGAGAGATCTTTGAGGCGATCGGCGGCCTGGACGCCGAAAACCAGATCCAGATCGACAAGACCATGATCGAGCTTGACGGCAGCGCGAACAAATCGCGCCTAGGCGCCAACGCCATTCTCGGCGTCTCGCTGGCGGTCGCGAAGGCTGCGGCCGAAGCCGCGGGCCTGCCGCTCTATCGCTATGTCGGCGGCCCGAACGCACATCTCCTGCCGGTTCCGATGATGAACATCATCAACGGCGGTGCGCATGCCGACAACCCGATCGACTTCCAGGAGTTCATGATCATGCCGGTAGGCGCGGAAACGCTGAAGGACGCCGTGCGCATGGGCTCGGAAGTCTTCCACACGCTGAAGAAGCAGCTGGCTGCCGATGGCCACAACACCAATGTCGGCGACGAAGGTGGCTTCGCTCCGGGCCTGGCTTCAGCACCTGCGGCCCTCGACTTCATCATGAAGTCGATCGAGAAGGCCGGCTACAAGCCGGGCGAGGACATGTACGTCGCGCTCGACTGCGCCTCGACGGAGTTCTTCAAGGACGGCAAGTACGTGCTGGAAGGCGAGGGTCGCACCCTTGAGTCGGGCGCCATGGCCGAATATCTTGCGGAACTCGCCGCCAAGTACCCGATCATCTCGATCGAAGACGGCATGGCCGAAGACGACTGGGACGGCTGGAAGGCACTGACCGACAAGATCGGCAACAAGTGCCAGCTTGTCGGCGACGATCTCTTCGTCACCAACTCGGCCCGTCTGCGCGACGGCATCAAGATGGGCGTTGCCAACTCGATCCTCGTCAAGGTCAACCAGATCGGCTCTCTCTCCGAAACGCTCGACGCGGTCGAGACGGCCCACAAGGCCCGCTACACCGCCGTCATGTCGCACCGTTCCGGCGAAACCGAGGACTCGACGATCGCCGATCTCGCCGTCGCTACCAATTGCGGGCAGATCAAGACCGGCTCGCTCGCGCGCTCCGACCGGCTTGCCAAGTACAACCAGCTGATCCGCATCGAGGAACAACTCGGCCTGCAGGCAAAATACGCCGGACGCTCGATCCTGCGGGGTTGA
- the kdsA gene encoding 3-deoxy-8-phosphooctulonate synthase, with protein sequence MMETNARVVVGEGAGQVIFSQKERLALIAGPCQMESRDHAFMMAGRLVELCKSLGLGLVYKSSFDKANRTSLSGKRGIGLDRAMEIFADLKKEFGFPVLTDIHTEEQCAVVAETVDILQIPAFLSRQTDLLVAAAKTGRAVNVKKGQFLAPWDMKNVLAKFTMSGNPNVLLCERGASFGYNTLVSDMRSLPIMAALGAPVIFDATHSVQQPGGQGGSSGGQREFVETLARAAVAVGVAGVFIETHEDPDNAPSDGPNMVHLKDMPRLLEKLLAFDQIAKA encoded by the coding sequence ATGATGGAAACCAATGCCAGGGTTGTCGTCGGCGAGGGTGCCGGCCAGGTGATCTTTTCGCAGAAGGAGCGGCTGGCGCTGATCGCCGGTCCCTGCCAGATGGAGAGCCGCGACCATGCCTTCATGATGGCTGGAAGGCTGGTCGAGCTTTGCAAGTCGCTCGGTCTCGGTCTCGTCTACAAGTCTTCCTTCGACAAGGCGAACCGCACTTCGCTCTCCGGCAAGCGCGGCATCGGCCTCGATCGTGCGATGGAGATTTTTGCCGACCTCAAGAAGGAATTCGGCTTTCCGGTATTGACCGACATTCACACGGAAGAGCAATGCGCGGTCGTGGCTGAGACCGTCGATATCCTGCAGATCCCGGCTTTCCTGTCGCGCCAGACCGACCTGCTCGTCGCGGCCGCCAAGACGGGCCGTGCGGTCAACGTCAAGAAGGGCCAGTTCCTCGCGCCCTGGGACATGAAGAACGTGCTCGCCAAGTTCACGATGAGCGGAAATCCGAACGTTCTTCTGTGTGAGCGCGGCGCCTCTTTCGGCTACAACACACTGGTTTCCGACATGCGCTCGCTGCCGATCATGGCCGCGCTGGGTGCGCCGGTGATCTTTGACGCCACCCATTCGGTGCAGCAGCCAGGCGGCCAGGGTGGGTCCTCCGGCGGGCAGCGCGAGTTCGTCGAAACCTTGGCGCGCGCCGCCGTCGCTGTAGGCGTCGCCGGCGTCTTCATCGAGACCCACGAAGATCCAGATAACGCGCCTTCGGATGGCCCCAATATGGTGCACTTGAAGGACATGCCGCGGCTTCTCGAAAAGCTGCTTGCCTTCGATCAGATCGCCAAGGCCTGA
- a CDS encoding VOC family protein, producing the protein MSLPQRTTRPLDHLVLPVAELAQARRRLNDLGFVVADDARHPFGTENACVFFADNTYLEPLAVASREECEAAALAGNVFVARDQAFRFRQGPEGLSAIVMGTSDAASDHMRFRASGVSGGDMLEFSRPMRLPDGREGLGSFRLAFAADLRSPDFFLFSCQRIRALPVDQTALQRHENGVLGIAEVVLSEPNPTDFQYLLQEGVDDREVSANSFGMDIQTGNAKISVLNVAGMEAFFGRSVKGAERGLRGRAVVFRVADLEVTRALFARNDIEFAEMGGRLIVPEAPGQGVIFAFGA; encoded by the coding sequence ATGAGCTTACCCCAGCGCACCACCCGACCGCTCGATCATCTCGTGCTGCCGGTGGCTGAGCTTGCGCAGGCGAGACGGCGCTTGAACGATCTCGGCTTTGTAGTCGCCGACGATGCGCGCCATCCCTTCGGGACCGAGAATGCGTGCGTCTTCTTCGCCGACAACACCTATCTGGAGCCGCTTGCCGTCGCGTCGCGCGAGGAGTGCGAGGCGGCGGCGCTCGCCGGCAACGTCTTTGTCGCCCGCGACCAGGCTTTCCGCTTCCGCCAGGGTCCGGAGGGTCTGTCGGCGATCGTGATGGGAACGTCTGATGCCGCGTCCGATCACATGCGGTTCCGCGCAAGCGGCGTTTCCGGTGGCGACATGCTGGAGTTCTCGCGGCCGATGCGATTGCCGGACGGGCGCGAAGGCCTTGGCTCGTTCCGGCTGGCTTTTGCTGCGGATCTCCGCTCCCCGGATTTCTTCCTCTTCAGCTGTCAGCGCATTCGTGCCCTGCCGGTCGACCAGACGGCGCTTCAACGCCATGAAAACGGCGTCCTTGGCATTGCCGAAGTGGTGCTGTCGGAGCCGAATCCCACCGACTTCCAGTATCTGCTACAGGAGGGCGTCGATGACCGCGAGGTTTCCGCCAACTCCTTCGGCATGGATATTCAAACCGGCAATGCCAAGATTTCCGTGCTTAATGTTGCAGGAATGGAGGCCTTTTTCGGCCGTTCGGTCAAAGGCGCTGAGCGCGGCTTGCGCGGGCGCGCAGTCGTGTTCCGCGTCGCCGATCTCGAAGTGACGCGTGCGCTATTCGCCAGGAACGATATCGAGTTTGCAGAAATGGGCGGACGCCTCATTGTCCCGGAAGCGCCGGGGCAAGGGGTGATTTTCGCATTTGGAGCGTGA
- a CDS encoding CTP synthase translates to MTPMARYVFITGGVVSSLGKGIAAAALGALLQARGYRVRLRKLDPYLNVDPGTMSPTQHGEVFVTDDGAETDLDLGHYERFTGRSATKTDNITTGRIYKNIIDKERRGDYLGATVQVIPHVTNEIKNFVTEGNDDYDFVICEIGGTVGDIEAMPFMEAIRQLGNDLPRGAAVYVHLTLMPYIPAAGELKTKPTQHSVKELQALGIHPDILLVRADREIPEAERRKLSLFCNVRQSAVIQALDVASIYDVPIAYHKEGLDNEVLAAFGIEPAPKPRMEAWEDVAHRIRTPEGEVTIAVVGKYTGLKDAYKSLIEALYHGGIANRVKVKLEWIESEVFEKEDPAPYLEKVHGILVPGGFGERGSEGKINAARFARERKVPYFGICFGMQMAVVEAARNLAGIEKASSTEFGPTKEPVVGLMTEWVKGNELEKRSASGDLGGTMRLGAYRAALKQNTKIAEIYGSTDISERHRHRYEVNVDYKDRLESCGMVFSGMSPDGVLPETVEYQDHPWFIGVQYHPELKSRPLDPHPLFASFIEAALEQSRLV, encoded by the coding sequence GTGACTCCCATGGCGCGATATGTATTCATCACTGGCGGCGTGGTTTCCTCCCTCGGAAAAGGCATCGCTGCAGCCGCTCTTGGAGCGCTGCTGCAGGCGCGTGGCTATCGAGTGAGACTGCGCAAGCTCGACCCCTATCTCAATGTCGATCCGGGCACGATGAGCCCGACCCAGCACGGTGAGGTGTTCGTCACCGACGACGGTGCGGAGACCGATCTCGATCTCGGTCACTACGAGCGCTTTACGGGGCGCTCGGCGACGAAGACCGACAACATCACGACGGGTCGGATCTACAAGAACATCATCGACAAGGAGCGGCGCGGCGACTATCTCGGCGCGACGGTTCAGGTGATCCCGCACGTCACCAATGAAATCAAGAATTTCGTCACCGAAGGCAATGACGATTACGACTTCGTCATCTGCGAGATCGGCGGCACCGTCGGCGACATCGAAGCGATGCCCTTCATGGAGGCGATCCGCCAACTCGGCAACGATCTGCCGCGCGGCGCCGCCGTTTATGTCCATCTGACACTGATGCCCTATATCCCGGCGGCCGGCGAACTCAAGACCAAGCCGACGCAGCATTCGGTCAAGGAACTGCAGGCACTCGGTATCCATCCGGACATTCTGCTCGTTCGCGCCGATCGCGAGATCCCGGAAGCCGAGCGCCGCAAGCTGTCGCTCTTCTGTAACGTCCGTCAGTCGGCCGTGATCCAGGCGCTCGATGTCGCCTCGATCTATGACGTGCCGATCGCCTATCACAAGGAGGGCCTCGACAACGAGGTTCTCGCCGCCTTTGGTATCGAGCCGGCGCCGAAACCGCGCATGGAGGCCTGGGAAGACGTTGCCCACCGTATCCGCACGCCGGAAGGTGAAGTCACGATTGCCGTTGTCGGCAAATATACCGGCCTCAAGGACGCCTATAAGTCGCTGATCGAAGCGCTCTATCACGGTGGCATCGCCAATCGCGTCAAGGTCAAGCTCGAATGGATCGAGTCGGAAGTCTTCGAAAAGGAAGATCCGGCGCCCTATCTTGAGAAAGTCCACGGCATCCTTGTTCCCGGCGGTTTCGGCGAACGCGGTTCCGAGGGCAAGATCAACGCTGCCCGCTTTGCGCGCGAGCGGAAGGTTCCCTATTTCGGTATCTGCTTCGGCATGCAGATGGCCGTCGTGGAGGCGGCCCGCAATCTCGCCGGCATCGAGAAGGCCTCTTCGACCGAATTCGGTCCGACCAAAGAGCCGGTTGTCGGCTTGATGACCGAATGGGTGAAGGGCAACGAGCTTGAAAAGCGCTCGGCCTCGGGCGATCTCGGCGGCACGATGCGGCTCGGCGCCTATCGCGCCGCCCTCAAGCAGAACACCAAGATAGCCGAAATCTACGGCTCGACGGATATCTCCGAGCGGCATCGCCACCGTTACGAGGTCAATGTCGATTACAAGGATCGGCTGGAATCCTGTGGCATGGTCTTCTCCGGCATGTCGCCGGATGGCGTCTTGCCTGAGACGGTCGAATATCAGGACCACCCCTGGTTCATCGGCGTTCAGTACCACCCGGAACTCAAGTCCCGGCCGCTCGATCCGCACCCGTTGTTCGCGAGCTTCATCGAGGCTGCACTGGAGCAGTCGCGCCTCGTCTGA
- the secG gene encoding preprotein translocase subunit SecG: MQTVLLVIYLMVVVALIGVVLIQRSEGGGLGIGGGSGFMSARGTANVLTRTTAVLAVLFFGLALAMGILSRYEPQATDILDRIPGTSSSGGGVLDSLGGGQTPPAGGNAQQPANGNGAAPAGSAAPTGQAPAGGAPAPQAPANGGNSNTGSQVPSGQ, translated from the coding sequence ATGCAGACCGTACTACTCGTCATCTATCTCATGGTCGTCGTCGCCCTGATCGGCGTCGTCCTCATTCAGCGTTCCGAAGGCGGCGGTCTCGGCATTGGCGGCGGTTCGGGCTTTATGTCCGCCCGCGGCACAGCCAACGTGCTGACCCGCACGACTGCCGTTCTTGCCGTCCTATTCTTCGGCCTGGCGCTCGCAATGGGCATTCTCTCCCGTTACGAGCCGCAGGCGACCGACATTCTCGACCGGATTCCGGGCACGAGCTCGAGCGGCGGCGGTGTCCTCGATTCGCTTGGCGGCGGTCAGACGCCTCCCGCAGGCGGAAACGCGCAGCAGCCGGCTAACGGCAACGGCGCTGCGCCGGCCGGTAGTGCAGCCCCCACGGGCCAGGCACCAGCCGGTGGCGCGCCGGCTCCCCAGGCGCCTGCAAACGGCGGCAACAGCAATACGGGATCGCAAGTTCCGAGCGGCCAGTAA
- the tpiA gene encoding triose-phosphate isomerase → MTPDIRPLVAGNWKMNGTRASLDQIKAMAEGVKGSLSEKVETLICPPATLLYVATALCDDSPLMIGAQDCHQKQSGAHTGDISAEMIADCFGTHVIVGHSERRTDHAESDALVRAKTEAAHAAGLVAIVCIGETGEERKGGKTLDILKRQLAESLPDGATAENTVVAYEPVWAIGTGLTPTASDVEEAHAFMRSELVSRFAAAGGKMRILYGGSVKPGNAKELMSVANVDGALIGGASLKAEDFLAIYGAYEELTA, encoded by the coding sequence ATGACGCCCGATATCCGCCCGCTCGTTGCCGGAAACTGGAAGATGAACGGAACACGCGCCTCGCTCGACCAAATCAAGGCGATGGCGGAGGGCGTCAAGGGCAGTCTGTCCGAAAAAGTGGAAACACTGATCTGCCCACCGGCAACGCTGCTCTACGTCGCGACCGCACTTTGTGACGACAGCCCTCTGATGATCGGCGCCCAGGACTGCCATCAGAAGCAATCCGGTGCCCACACGGGAGACATCTCCGCTGAGATGATCGCCGACTGCTTCGGCACCCATGTCATCGTCGGTCATTCCGAACGACGCACCGATCATGCCGAGAGCGACGCGCTGGTGCGCGCCAAGACCGAAGCCGCTCATGCGGCCGGTCTGGTCGCCATCGTCTGCATCGGCGAAACCGGCGAGGAACGCAAGGGCGGCAAGACGCTCGACATCCTGAAGCGCCAGCTCGCGGAAAGCCTGCCGGATGGCGCGACCGCAGAGAATACGGTCGTCGCCTATGAGCCCGTTTGGGCGATCGGCACCGGTCTGACGCCGACGGCGTCCGACGTCGAGGAAGCGCATGCTTTCATGCGCAGCGAACTGGTCTCGCGCTTCGCAGCTGCAGGCGGCAAGATGCGCATCCTCTACGGCGGTTCGGTCAAGCCCGGCAACGCCAAGGAATTGATGAGTGTTGCCAATGTAGACGGCGCCTTGATCGGCGGCGCGAGCTTGAAAGCAGAAGACTTCCTCGCCATCTACGGGGCATATGAAGAATTGACAGCCTGA
- a CDS encoding cytochrome b — MLRNSETRFGLVTIVLHWTIAVLIFGLILIGFVMRRVEIDPALQFSLYQWHKSFGFTALGLALLRAIWWLVERNPSPVPSLSPLERKASRVTHDTLIALAIVVPLAGWAIASTSTLDIPSFYFNVMVIPHLPLAKSEASENFWIFVHALLAYVTLGLAAIHAAAALYHHFMRRDAVLTRMLGSGAPSSGMGARGAQKRDDIVVRRNDQ, encoded by the coding sequence ATGTTGCGCAACAGCGAGACCCGGTTCGGATTGGTAACAATCGTGCTGCATTGGACGATTGCTGTGCTGATCTTTGGGCTGATCCTGATCGGATTCGTCATGCGGCGCGTCGAGATCGACCCGGCGCTGCAATTCTCGCTCTATCAATGGCACAAATCCTTCGGCTTCACAGCGCTGGGGCTGGCCCTCCTTCGCGCGATCTGGTGGCTCGTCGAGCGCAACCCCTCGCCGGTCCCAAGCCTCAGTCCATTGGAACGCAAGGCCTCCCGCGTGACACATGACACGCTGATCGCCCTTGCGATCGTCGTGCCGCTTGCCGGTTGGGCGATCGCCTCTACATCGACGCTGGACATCCCGAGCTTCTATTTCAACGTGATGGTCATTCCACATCTGCCGCTGGCGAAATCGGAGGCTTCGGAAAACTTCTGGATCTTTGTCCATGCGCTGCTTGCCTATGTGACGCTGGGGCTGGCCGCAATCCACGCAGCGGCGGCCCTCTACCACCATTTCATGCGACGTGACGCGGTTTTGACGCGAATGCTTGGCTCAGGCGCTCCCTCAAGCGGGATGGGTGCGCGCGGCGCTCAAAAACGCGACGACATCGTTGTGAGGAGAAACGATCAATGA
- a CDS encoding YceI family protein: MMVTIKSALKATVCVAFVFATPVANAQAPALADAAGSYRITSPSSIQFSVGQVGGGGGIAGNFAKFTGGFRIDGSDIARSSVEFTLYPESVRARERRIEEFLRSSAVFDAANFQTVTFRSTSVRQTGPDTATVEGALTARGKTRKERFAVTLTDWDRRSISFTIRGSIRRAPYGMDVGTPIYSNVVQFDMKITGRRR; encoded by the coding sequence ATGATGGTTACGATCAAGTCGGCGTTGAAGGCGACCGTGTGCGTCGCTTTCGTATTCGCGACACCAGTGGCGAACGCCCAGGCACCGGCACTTGCAGACGCTGCCGGAAGCTACCGGATCACCAGTCCTTCGAGCATCCAATTCAGCGTTGGGCAGGTCGGCGGCGGTGGCGGCATTGCCGGCAATTTCGCCAAGTTCACCGGCGGCTTCCGTATAGACGGCAGCGACATTGCGCGCTCCTCCGTCGAGTTTACGCTTTACCCGGAGAGCGTGAGGGCTCGCGAGCGGAGGATCGAGGAATTCCTGCGTTCGAGCGCCGTTTTCGATGCGGCAAACTTTCAGACAGTAACCTTCCGCTCGACCAGCGTCAGGCAGACCGGCCCCGATACGGCAACGGTCGAAGGCGCGCTGACGGCGCGCGGCAAGACACGCAAGGAGCGCTTTGCAGTTACGCTCACTGACTGGGACAGGCGCTCGATCTCCTTCACCATCCGCGGCAGCATCCGCCGAGCGCCCTATGGCATGGATGTCGGGACACCGATCTACTCCAACGTGGTTCAGTTCGACATGAAAATAACCGGGCGGAGGCGATAA
- a CDS encoding FAD-binding oxidoreductase — protein sequence MKMDELGRSDRIERRPQRTVSPDDYEDRIGSIEPMAYLPLGNGLSLGDGRSNDRGTLIESSRHNRILAFDPGTGRISCEGGVTLHDILLRAIPHRFFLPVTPGTAFATVGGAVANDVHGKNHHARGAFGNHVQRLTLLRSTGERLVCSAEENADLFAATIGGMGLTGLILTVDLRLMKVPSPHIQQHVIRFDNLDEYFARVEHLDEEHEYSLAWIDQLATGRRMGRGVFLAGDHADGSCELPDIPKRLPLSVPFSLPFSPLNRVTMRAVNEYRFRRGRPAETVSTVTWSSYFYPLDAIGSWNRLYGPRGSCQHQSVYPSENAPEITARLLETARRAGHASFLTAMRRFGNVASRGLLSFARPGFALTLDFANRGEATSKLLDELDRIVVDAGGAVNPYNDFRMSPEIFEASFPSWGKLETLRDPAMVSDFWRRTALALKV from the coding sequence ATGAAGATGGATGAGTTGGGGCGCTCCGACCGGATCGAGCGTCGGCCGCAACGGACTGTGTCGCCGGACGACTACGAGGATCGGATCGGCTCGATCGAACCGATGGCATACCTGCCTTTGGGCAATGGTCTAAGTTTGGGTGACGGCCGCAGCAACGATCGTGGCACTCTCATCGAAAGTTCGAGACACAACCGCATTCTGGCGTTTGATCCGGGAACGGGCCGGATCTCGTGCGAGGGCGGCGTCACACTCCACGACATCCTTCTGCGAGCGATCCCGCACCGCTTCTTTCTGCCGGTAACGCCGGGCACCGCTTTCGCGACAGTCGGCGGTGCGGTCGCCAATGACGTCCACGGCAAGAACCACCATGCTCGCGGCGCCTTTGGCAATCATGTCCAGCGCCTTACCCTCTTGCGTTCGACCGGCGAGCGGCTGGTTTGCTCAGCCGAGGAAAACGCCGACCTCTTTGCCGCGACGATCGGCGGCATGGGGCTGACGGGCCTGATCCTTACGGTCGATCTTCGGCTGATGAAGGTGCCGTCGCCGCATATCCAGCAGCATGTGATACGCTTCGACAATCTCGACGAGTATTTCGCACGCGTCGAGCACCTCGATGAAGAGCATGAGTACTCTCTGGCCTGGATCGACCAGCTCGCGACTGGGCGTCGAATGGGAAGGGGCGTGTTTCTTGCCGGCGACCACGCAGATGGATCCTGCGAGTTGCCCGATATTCCCAAGAGATTGCCGCTTTCCGTGCCGTTCTCGCTGCCGTTTAGTCCCCTGAACAGGGTGACGATGAGGGCGGTGAATGAATACCGCTTTCGCCGGGGGAGGCCCGCTGAGACCGTATCGACGGTGACATGGAGCTCCTACTTCTATCCGCTGGATGCGATCGGCTCCTGGAATCGGCTCTACGGTCCAAGGGGGTCGTGCCAGCATCAGAGTGTCTATCCTTCGGAGAATGCGCCGGAGATCACGGCGCGGCTATTGGAGACGGCGCGGCGCGCCGGGCATGCTTCGTTTCTGACGGCGATGAGGCGCTTTGGAAATGTCGCATCGCGTGGCCTTCTTTCCTTCGCGCGACCCGGGTTTGCCCTGACTTTGGATTTTGCCAATCGCGGGGAAGCAACGTCCAAGCTCCTGGACGAGCTTGACCGCATCGTGGTGGACGCCGGAGGTGCCGTAAATCCGTACAACGATTTCCGTATGAGTCCTGAAATCTTCGAAGCGTCATTCCCTTCCTGGGGAAAGCTCGAAACCCTGCGAGATCCAGCCATGGTTTCGGACTTCTGGCGGCGCACCGCACTGGCCCTTAAGGTTTGA